tctggagcaccaggagcagctgggagggctcatcctggagaaaaggaggctctgGGAGAACCTTCTGGATCCCTGCAGTTCCCCAATGGGAGGGTGGGGCCAGGTGGGAGCTGGACTCTGCTCTCTGGGAATGAgagacagaacaagaggaaacagcctccaACTGCTCCAGTGGGtgtttaggttggatattgggaaaattccttTATGGATGGGGTTGTCCAGCCCtagcacagctgcccagggcgGGGGTGagatccccatccctgtggatgtggcacttggggacacaaTCTAGTAATGCCTTAACAGTGCTGCGTAGCCAGACTCGCTCTCAGATCTCTTTTCCAACCATAATTCCATAAATCCTGCTCTCAGGCTCATCTCTGGTGCTGTTTTTCCAGGATGAAGACAAGGGGGTCACAGCTGGGGAGTGGCTGGGCAAGTCCTACTTCCACTGCGCCCCGAAGCGCGGCCTCTTTGTGAGGCTGAATTCCTGCCAGCCCGATGTGCGCTTCCAGAGCTTTCCCAACTCCGACCTCTCTCTCAGGGATTACAGTGAGTCCTCTGGGGAGCAGGAAAATGTGATGGGAGAAGGATGTGGGAAAACTCCGTGGGCagcatttcttccctttcttcaagtgttgttttttggtgtttatcTCACACCACGTCTTTGGCTGGATTAACAGCTGGACTCCATCCtagatgtcttttccaacctaaatgattcctTAGGGAATATCCCACAAGTCTGAAAGACTGTGATGTATGAAAAGGTGGATTGAGAAGCCACCTTAGGTCTCAGAGTTATAGACTCACCTCAGACTTTTGAGGCATCAAGGAAGGGCAGAGTTGACCCAGATGAAAAGGTGAAGacaattccttttcttgtaGGAGGACAAGAAGCTCTTCCAGAGGGTCCTGAGAGTTTTCCTCCCCTCAGGAATGAGGCAGCAGTCCGTGTTCTCCAAGGACGGATGAAGGGCATCCAAGGTCATTGTAATTCCTGCTACATGGATGCAGCTCTCTTCAGGTAAGGACCTGCTTGGGTGGTGCAAGCTCCTTAAGGGAATGGCTTTTTAATTGATCAAAGCTCCAAACTGCAGCATATCCCTGGATTTCTGAGTTGGCTGGAAGTTTACCTGGTGTAGAGCAGGATGTAACTGTGTGGAGATGCAACCTCCAGGCTGCTTTTTGATCTCCTTCCCAAATCCAGCAGATTTTTCAGCCCTGAAGACTCCCTGTACCCCTGTGTCTGTCATTCAGGATGCTGATAGCTCGCACTTTTCCAGATTTGGACTGTGCTGACTGTCCCTGGAAGTTCTGACTGGAATCATTCCAAAGAACCCACCCAGGAGATCCCAACTTCCCTGCTTGGAGAGGAAAAGACTCAGTGGTGCCCTTCCCTGAGCAGTTTTGGCTGTAAAGTAGGAATTTCCTTCTCCCTGAGCTGTTCCCTTGCTTTCTCCCAGTGTTCATTGttccagatgtgcctcactGTGCAGATGTGCTTCCCTCACCTCCCTGTAATTCCATGCATGGATTATTTGGCATCAAAGCCATTGACTGTCACCAGCCATCACATTTTGGTTCCAGCTGTTGCTTCCAAGCCCTCAAACTCAAACCCATCCCACTCTTCCCACAGCCTCTTCTCCTGTACCTCTGTGCTGGACTCCATGCTCTTCATGCCTTTCCCACTGTGTGACAGGAATGTCCAGGGAATTCTGCGGGATGAGATTGTCAATCCCCTCCGAAGGTGAGTGTAGGGAATGCTGGAAGTTGTCCCATTTACCTTcactccttccctgctgccctaAAGGTGGTGCCTGGCACTGAGGGAAACCTGGCAGCCACATCCAAAGGTGTtcaggacaaggaggaatggttttaaactgacaGAGCGTGGATTGAGATGGGATACAGGGAAGGAATTTTCCGTGTGAGGGTGGTGATAGGgtggaatggaattcccagagaagctgaggcttCATCCTGGAATCCaggccccatccctggaagtgtcccaggccaggttgggctgggcttggaacaacctggtctcGTTGGTGGCAttgctgcccatggcaggggattgaACTGGATGAAgtttaagatcccttccaagcccagccattccatgatttcccTCACGTGCAGCTGGTTGTTGTTCCCAGGACTGGCTTTGTCAGGGCCAGCAGCGTGATGCACCTCCGGGAGCAGCTCACAGACAAGGGCCAGTGCTCCAGTTTTACCAATGCTGAGAAAGGTAAGGAGCTCCCTGGGGCCTTTCCCCAGCTGCTTCCCTGTGTTTTGTCTCGTCCAGGGACCAGCTGGCAACTTCCCTCAGTGCTTCTCCCAAGAATGTGCTTTAATTAGGTGCTGATGTGAACTGATGTAAAAATTCCTTGTAAAATTCTTTTAGCTTTTAAATCTCACTGTaccctcagagccccttccagtgcctaaaagggctccaggagagctggagagggacttgggacaaggggtggagggacaggacacagagaatgacttcccactgccagagggcaggggcaggtgggatattgggaaggaattcttccttgtgagggtggtgaggggctggaatggaattcccagagaagctgtggcttctctggatccctggaagtgtccaagtccatgttggatgaggcttggagcaacctgggataggtggaaggtgtccccacTCATGGCAACAGCTGTAATTCCATGATCTTGAAGATCTTTTCCCACCCAAATTCCATTCTGGAATTCCATGGAAGTGCAGTCTCTGAAAGCTGCTTAGCATTTTCCATGTTCCCTGTGGGATCTGTGCCTTAACCAAGTGCTCTCAGCCTTTACCCCCAGTTGTCTCCTaagctgaaaatgaagttcCAGGTCCCTGGAATGCTGGCTCATGTTTATCTGGCAGCTCTTGGATGCAGTGGGACACAGCAGTTCCTGGTGTGGTCTGATCCCTCCTTTCCTCTCACTTTCCAGATCCTGAGGAGTTCCTCAATCTCATAATGCAGCAGATCCTGGGAATTGAGCCACTATTGAAACTCCAGTAAGTTTCCACAGCTGAGGGATACAATTCCCAAGGCCAGGCTCATTAATTTTCCACCTCAGAATcctggggtggggggtggggggggtggTGTCAGTTGTCCCTTTCCACCGAAGTTTTTTGGAATCACAGCTCTGAGTTTTGCGCAGCTCTTTCCACTTTCCCTTAGGAACAGACTCTGATCCTGCTTGTTGTGATCTTCCCATCCGGGCAAAGACACTTCTCAGCTTTCCCTGGAGGGTGCTGCCTTCAGAAAATCAGGATAAAAACCTTGTGCCATCCTCAGGGAGAGCCAGAAGGGGGTTTGAGAAAGGTGATGTCCGACTTTAGTGCAGATCCAGCAGTATCCGACAGCCTTTGGATGAATTTGGGATGTGTCCAGGCTGCCAGGCTGGCTCAGCTCCCGCAGCCTCTCAAAACAGGCAGCCCATGGATGCAGTCCCAGTTTTTTGGGGACTCTACAAAgaggatgagaggctggaggaaGCCAAAAATAACTGTGCTGTTTGTGAGCACAGAAAGGGAATTGTTGGATTTCTGTGCTCCTTTGTGGAGCCGTCGCTCGAGCCGTGGATCGTGGAGTGCTGGGAAAGGCCAGGCACAAAGAGgactctgtgctgcagctcccctgcaCAGGGTCATCCCAAGGAAATCCTGCTTTCTTTAGGGATTGTGGGAGATCTGCACACAACTCACCTtgagtttggcttttttgtcCTTCATCGAAGCATCCGTTTGACAATTTAAATACTAAATTATCTTTTAGATTTATATTGAGGGGAAATGGAATTTTACCTATAGGATGTGCTGCTCCAAAGGGATAACAAGGCAAAAATTCCTACTTAtctcctgctcccctggcatAATTTGGTATTTTTGGGTGGAAAAAGTGCTTTGTGTTGCACCAAGCCACCCTCGGTGCCTTGAGCCCAGGAGCTCTCCCAGGACAAACATTAGGAAACTCCAATTTTTATGTTCACATCCCAATCCCATGAGCTCTCCTTGCAGGTCAGGAGGccagaaggagcaggaatgtTACTGCTACCAGATATTTATGGATAAACAGGAAGATTTGGTAGTTCCTGATGTGCAGCAGTTGGTGGAACGCTCATTCCTGTCCTCAGATCTGAAGCTGGTGGAGGTGAGTCcagtttccttctgctttcctgcttttcttgctTCTCAAAATACCTGTGAGGCTTTGGATGTTTTATATCCAACTCTGAATTCAAGCACTTAGGAAAAtgcctctgctttctctgtttcctttttttcctgtgaataaTGACAGcaaatttagagaaaaatctCTGGGATTTGGCTCTTGTGGCAGGGTgactcctttccctttttttttttttttcttccccagatcCCATCTTGCTTCATTATCCAAATGCCACGTTTTGGGAAGGAATATAAAATGTTCAGCAAAATCATCCCTTCCTTGGAGCTGGATATAACAGATCTGCTGCTGGACAGTGAGTGATGGACAGTGGGCTGTGAGCAaccagctctgggctctctgaGCTGGGATTCTTCTTCCTTGAGTCCCAGTTTTGGCAGGACAAGCTGGATTTTAGGTGGGATCTGGAGGAGACACTCCCTCTGAGCTCCATTTCCCTGGCAGGTCCCAGGGAATGCTGCCTGTGTGGAGATGTTGCCACTCTGGAATGCTCGGAGTGTTTCAAGGACAAGGTGTTTGCAGCCAGGGGCCTGAAGcagttctgcagctcctgctccagacaGGTATTCCATGGCTATTCCCAAAATCCACCTTGGAAGCTGTCAGCTCCCAAAATCCTCACAtttccctggctgtccctgcagctgttCAGGTTGTGCATGGAGCAGCCCTTTCCTGAGGGTCATTCCCACCAGGAGCCAGAGGTTGTGAACCCTCTGCTTACACAGAGCCTAAATAATAATGGAATCATAGAAAAACATGGATGGAACAGGACCTTGAAGCTCATTCCAGTTCCACACCCTGGATGCTGctcactatcccaggttgctccagggTCGGTCCtacctggccttggacaattccagggataGAACAttcacagcttccctggacaacctgttccatAAATAAGGTGTaaccctgcaggagctgagtgCTTATcactccctgctgcctctccatGAGCATTCCCACAATTCCTGCCTCTTGGAGGGTGACACGCTCCCATTtcagcctcctgctgccaggctgttCCCACAACTCCCAGgcaagcagggagcacaggaaTCAAATCAGCAGGGAATAAACTGGGAATCTCTGCCCCCTCTTCCTGGCAAGTCAGGGCCAGTTCTGCCAATGCCaccctttcccctctcctcaggTTCACTCCCATCGCTGCCGCAAAGCGCACAAGCCCAGGAGGCTGCACATTCCAGAGgaattccagagctggagcGCCCGGGGCTGCCAGCAGGTCCCACGGGagaagctggagctgtttgcagTGCTCTGCATCGAGACCAGTCACTACGTGTCCTTCGTGAAATACGGCCCTGGGAACCAGCACTGGATGTTCTTCGACAGCATGGCCGATCGGCACGGTGAGGGAGTGGGAGTGGGATGTGGGAGCGGGATGTGGGaagctgccaggggctgctcagtCCATCTTTTCCTGTCAAGTTCCTCTGCTTAAGCTTTCTCTGGATTTGGCTTTCCATTAATTAGATTCCAGAGGGGCCAAGCCAAGCAGGTGGGAGTTTTTCCAGGTGCTTCCAGCTTCTGGTTGTGGTCAAAcaagggatttgggatcctATCCCAGCTGACTCAGCTTGAGGGCAGAGATTTCTCTCCTGTCCTTCCCCACTGTgcttttatcacagaatcatggaatggtttgggttggaagagaccttaaaactcatccagttccaacccctgccatggacaccttccattatcccaggttgCCTCtagccccatccaagctggccttggacacttccagggatggggcagccacagctcttctgggaattctgttccagctcctcaccaccctcacaaggaagaattcATTCCCAATATCCTAgctatccctgccctctggcagtgggaagctcCATATCTTTTCCaaaatccttctccagctctcctggagcccctttagaTTGAATGGTCTCCCCTCAtccagcctcttccagtgcttttGGCCTCTACATCTCCCAGCTAAGGCTCTGCATGACTCTTGAGtgtgctgggatctgctggagcTGTAGGAACTCATCCCTTTGGGATCTGGTTTGGGATTTTGCTCCTCCTTTTCCACCTTAGGTAGCGAAAACGGCTTCAACATTCCCACGGTGACGCTGTGCCCGGAAGTTGCCAAATACCTGGACTTgcccctggctgtgctggccctggagcagcctcGGGACATGGATGGGGTGGTCAAACGCCTCTTCTGTGACGCCTACATGTACCTGTaccagagcaggaaaatggcACTTTACAAGTGACACCACCCCGGGCCGATGTCACAGAGCCACGTCAGGAATGCTTGGATCATCCCAGAAGGTGGAAGTAGCTGAGACTGGATGCTCTGAGCTGCCTCTTCTCACTTCTCTTGTTGTCAAATTATCCAAGTCAGGCTGGGTTTGTTAAATCCTGGCTTTATCCAGTGGTAGTTGGTCCTTGGGCACAGCTGGACTGGGACTTATTGGTGCTCAAATTCATTCCCGTTCGCCACATTCCACAATTCTCCCTCTCTGGGTACTCTGCAGCTGGAGCGTCCCCACATCCTTGTTTCCctgccatcccttccct
The sequence above is drawn from the Parus major isolate Abel chromosome 2, Parus_major1.1, whole genome shotgun sequence genome and encodes:
- the LOC107200507 gene encoding ubiquitin carboxyl-terminal hydrolase CYLD-like, producing MSNLPPPAADGNCFYILTEDCAYGSKYFQAGNLCFCSERSYLRNFSEDGPPACFLKVIMLDNSSTVTINLEILQPLRQEAAGFLLAIGSHSERLDFFLERLSLEGALQAVPGQNVVVEVEREFFPGVVRYIGSIYKPSLAVLSPVFFGVELQGEGENRGRSDGSYHGTEYFKCKRNCGIFLPFNKIQFIPTSGNDYGKQKPGKQDMEEVVPVKVGDAVSFYVDETPTKGIAMAVYREGSQWFVKVCPEEEGTTDIFREIPMDSVVKESLQSFFPTFDSDVGFGKPNQMKREISESSKEGEGGNSPLEVNSMVQITLDKGNQVSGIIRWLGYLPQIKDKMAGVELDEDKGVTAGEWLGKSYFHCAPKRGLFVRLNSCQPDVRFQSFPNSDLSLRDYRGQEALPEGPESFPPLRNEAAVRVLQGRMKGIQGHCNSCYMDAALFSLFSCTSVLDSMLFMPFPLCDRNVQGILRDEIVNPLRRTGFVRASSVMHLREQLTDKGQCSSFTNAEKDPEEFLNLIMQQILGIEPLLKLQSGGQKEQECYCYQIFMDKQEDLVVPDVQQLVERSFLSSDLKLVEIPSCFIIQMPRFGKEYKMFSKIIPSLELDITDLLLDSPRECCLCGDVATLECSECFKDKVFAARGLKQFCSSCSRQVHSHRCRKAHKPRRLHIPEEFQSWSARGCQQVPREKLELFAVLCIETSHYVSFVKYGPGNQHWMFFDSMADRHGSENGFNIPTVTLCPEVAKYLDLPLAVLALEQPRDMDGVVKRLFCDAYMYLYQSRKMALYK